Proteins encoded within one genomic window of Ranitomeya variabilis isolate aRanVar5 chromosome 4, aRanVar5.hap1, whole genome shotgun sequence:
- the LOC143770606 gene encoding rho guanine nucleotide exchange factor 19-like isoform X1, which translates to MELFCRKRSHSESPPPVEVTVKRCASCPEAYKPLVNLQPCQEERGLLPRLFRHRTLRKRVTVTGGKWKSYDDVRFRSALDHIEGNRSDAIFIRQTSLRNRSDEESELGGSKVFNNPIYQPPFCPTSPCVSSMGLEYKEDTKTDVQEASLLRPSENPPPKKKALEEQSTNTSPPKPSLIGRLMESRRWKRKESKFVHTQPLYQDYCVYYTKGAPALSPAVFSVDSSLSFDGLFNSSLLGSNVNNEGPLHYTASLWQELPEVKGKGIAQKMSPQKRQLQEAIFEVVTSEASYQRSLSVATGHFQKSRRLLECLGTSDRHTLFSNLPSVREVSERFLLDLEEGLEKDIHLHDIGDRVLRHCNEFQRVYIPYVTNQMYQEKLMQQLIQENGRFLQVLQQLEEQPVCKRQLLKSFLVLPFQRITRLKILLENILKLSESLVLSSVREAVSAVGEIVSRCNEGVRSMMQTEELVLLEKRMDFLHTKSLPLISRGRVLVHQGELVRIFFQEMGAGHRPRLASKPIYLHLFSDLLLLSSKTDAGRFQVTDYARRGQVKADYVKAKALGLPTMVFLLRLTQNHSGLSCEIVLQASSELEKQHWISKITQHMSQESSC; encoded by the exons ATGGAGCTGTTCTGCAGAAAGCGCTCACACAGTGAGTCTCCTCCACCCGTGGAAGTGACAGTGAAGCGCTGCGCCTCCTGCCCCGAGGCCTACAAGCCCCTGGTGAACCTGCAGCCCTGCCAGGAGGAGCGGGGACTGCTGCCACGACTGTTTCGTCACAGGACGCTCAGGAAGCGAGTTACTGTTACTGGTGGAAAGTGGAAATCTTATGACGATGTCCGTTTCCGATCAGCCCTGGACCACATCGAAGGTAATCGGAGTGATGCCATCTTCATAAGGCAAACAAGTCTGCGAAATCGCAGTGATGAAG AGAGTGAACTCGGGGGATCTAAGGTCTTCAACAATCCAATCTACCAGCCTCCTTTCTGTCCAACGTCCCCGTGTGTTTCTTCTATGGGACTCGAATACAAAGAGGACACAAAGACTGATGTCCAAGAGGCTTCTCTGCTCAGACCCTCAGAAAATCCCCCTCCTAAGAAAAAAGCACTGGAAGAACAGAGCACGAACACAAGCCCCCCAAAACCCAG CCTGATTGGAAGACTGATGGAGTCTCGTCGGTGGAAGCGGAAGGAGTCCAAGTTTGTGCACACGC AGCCGCTATATCAAGACTATTGTGTCTATTACACGAAGGGAGCTCCAGCATTGTCCCCGGCTGTCTTCTCGGTAGACTCATCCCTTTCTTTTGATGGTCTCTTCAATTCTTCTTTACTTGGGAGTAATGTGAATAATGAAGGACCCTTGCATTACACCGCATCCTTGTGGCAAGAACTTCCAGAAGTTAAAGGAAAGGGCATTGCTCAGAAAATGAGCCCCCAGAAGCGGCAACTTCAGGAG GCTATTTTTGAGGTGGTGACGTCGGAGGCCTCCTACCAGCGCAGTCTGTCTGTAGCCACTGGACATTTCCAGAAATCGCGGAGACTGTTGGAGTGTTTGGGCACCTCAGACAGGCACACCCTGTTCTCCAATCTCCCCAGTGTTCGAGAAGTCAGTGAAAG ATTTCTTCTGGATCTGGAAGAAGGTTTGGAGAAGGACATACACCTACATGATATTGGTGACCGAGTTCTGAGGCACTGTAATGAATTCCAGCGAGTTTACATTCCCTATGTCACCAACCAGATGTACCAAGAAAAACTGATGCAGCAGTTAAT TCAAGAAAATGGAAGATTCCTGCAGGTGCTCCAGCAACTGGAGGAGCAGCCGGTCTGCAAGAGACAACTGCTGAAATCATTCCTGGTTCTACCATTCCAACGGATAACGCGCCTGAAAATCCTGCTGGAG AATATCCTAAAGTTGTCAGAGAGTCTCGTGTTATCGTCTGTACGTGAGGCAGTGTCTGCAGTAGGAGAG ATTGTGTCTCGGTGTAATGAGGGGGTGAGGAGCATGATGCAGACAGAGGAGCTGGTCTTACTAGAAAAGAGGATGGACTTCCTCCACACCAAG TCTCTTCCACTCATCTCGAGGGGTCGTGTTCTTGTTCACCAAGGGGAACTGGTGAGGATATTTTTCCAAGAGATGGGTGCTGGTCACCGTCCGCGTCTTGCCAGCAAACCAATCTATCTCCATCTTTTCAGTGATTTGCTGCTTCTATCCAGCAAAACAGA TGCTGGACGCTTCCAAGTGACTGACTATGCGAGACGAGGACAAGTGAAAGCCGACTATGTCAAGGCCAAGGCCCTTGGCCTGCCCACAATGGTCTTCTTACTGCGCCTGACACAAAACCACAGTGGACTGAGCTGTGAGATCGTCCTGCAGGCTTCCAGCGA ATTGGAGAAGCAGCATTGGATCTCCAAGATAACACAACACATGTCTCAGGAATCAAGCTGCTAA
- the LOC143770606 gene encoding rho guanine nucleotide exchange factor 19-like isoform X2, with protein sequence MELFCRKRSHSESPPPVEVTVKRCASCPEAYKPLVNLQPCQEERGLLPRLFRHRTLRKRVTVTGGKWKSYDDVRFRSALDHIEESELGGSKVFNNPIYQPPFCPTSPCVSSMGLEYKEDTKTDVQEASLLRPSENPPPKKKALEEQSTNTSPPKPSLIGRLMESRRWKRKESKFVHTQPLYQDYCVYYTKGAPALSPAVFSVDSSLSFDGLFNSSLLGSNVNNEGPLHYTASLWQELPEVKGKGIAQKMSPQKRQLQEAIFEVVTSEASYQRSLSVATGHFQKSRRLLECLGTSDRHTLFSNLPSVREVSERFLLDLEEGLEKDIHLHDIGDRVLRHCNEFQRVYIPYVTNQMYQEKLMQQLIQENGRFLQVLQQLEEQPVCKRQLLKSFLVLPFQRITRLKILLENILKLSESLVLSSVREAVSAVGEIVSRCNEGVRSMMQTEELVLLEKRMDFLHTKSLPLISRGRVLVHQGELVRIFFQEMGAGHRPRLASKPIYLHLFSDLLLLSSKTDAGRFQVTDYARRGQVKADYVKAKALGLPTMVFLLRLTQNHSGLSCEIVLQASSELEKQHWISKITQHMSQESSC encoded by the exons ATGGAGCTGTTCTGCAGAAAGCGCTCACACAGTGAGTCTCCTCCACCCGTGGAAGTGACAGTGAAGCGCTGCGCCTCCTGCCCCGAGGCCTACAAGCCCCTGGTGAACCTGCAGCCCTGCCAGGAGGAGCGGGGACTGCTGCCACGACTGTTTCGTCACAGGACGCTCAGGAAGCGAGTTACTGTTACTGGTGGAAAGTGGAAATCTTATGACGATGTCCGTTTCCGATCAGCCCTGGACCACATCGAAG AGAGTGAACTCGGGGGATCTAAGGTCTTCAACAATCCAATCTACCAGCCTCCTTTCTGTCCAACGTCCCCGTGTGTTTCTTCTATGGGACTCGAATACAAAGAGGACACAAAGACTGATGTCCAAGAGGCTTCTCTGCTCAGACCCTCAGAAAATCCCCCTCCTAAGAAAAAAGCACTGGAAGAACAGAGCACGAACACAAGCCCCCCAAAACCCAG CCTGATTGGAAGACTGATGGAGTCTCGTCGGTGGAAGCGGAAGGAGTCCAAGTTTGTGCACACGC AGCCGCTATATCAAGACTATTGTGTCTATTACACGAAGGGAGCTCCAGCATTGTCCCCGGCTGTCTTCTCGGTAGACTCATCCCTTTCTTTTGATGGTCTCTTCAATTCTTCTTTACTTGGGAGTAATGTGAATAATGAAGGACCCTTGCATTACACCGCATCCTTGTGGCAAGAACTTCCAGAAGTTAAAGGAAAGGGCATTGCTCAGAAAATGAGCCCCCAGAAGCGGCAACTTCAGGAG GCTATTTTTGAGGTGGTGACGTCGGAGGCCTCCTACCAGCGCAGTCTGTCTGTAGCCACTGGACATTTCCAGAAATCGCGGAGACTGTTGGAGTGTTTGGGCACCTCAGACAGGCACACCCTGTTCTCCAATCTCCCCAGTGTTCGAGAAGTCAGTGAAAG ATTTCTTCTGGATCTGGAAGAAGGTTTGGAGAAGGACATACACCTACATGATATTGGTGACCGAGTTCTGAGGCACTGTAATGAATTCCAGCGAGTTTACATTCCCTATGTCACCAACCAGATGTACCAAGAAAAACTGATGCAGCAGTTAAT TCAAGAAAATGGAAGATTCCTGCAGGTGCTCCAGCAACTGGAGGAGCAGCCGGTCTGCAAGAGACAACTGCTGAAATCATTCCTGGTTCTACCATTCCAACGGATAACGCGCCTGAAAATCCTGCTGGAG AATATCCTAAAGTTGTCAGAGAGTCTCGTGTTATCGTCTGTACGTGAGGCAGTGTCTGCAGTAGGAGAG ATTGTGTCTCGGTGTAATGAGGGGGTGAGGAGCATGATGCAGACAGAGGAGCTGGTCTTACTAGAAAAGAGGATGGACTTCCTCCACACCAAG TCTCTTCCACTCATCTCGAGGGGTCGTGTTCTTGTTCACCAAGGGGAACTGGTGAGGATATTTTTCCAAGAGATGGGTGCTGGTCACCGTCCGCGTCTTGCCAGCAAACCAATCTATCTCCATCTTTTCAGTGATTTGCTGCTTCTATCCAGCAAAACAGA TGCTGGACGCTTCCAAGTGACTGACTATGCGAGACGAGGACAAGTGAAAGCCGACTATGTCAAGGCCAAGGCCCTTGGCCTGCCCACAATGGTCTTCTTACTGCGCCTGACACAAAACCACAGTGGACTGAGCTGTGAGATCGTCCTGCAGGCTTCCAGCGA ATTGGAGAAGCAGCATTGGATCTCCAAGATAACACAACACATGTCTCAGGAATCAAGCTGCTAA